Proteins from one Pseudarthrobacter sp. BIM B-2242 genomic window:
- a CDS encoding DUF1992 domain-containing protein, whose protein sequence is MGGSGELRRRLERGAELRSYRGAGISADEEAELEAAEAKEREKRKKVDDARRVEYLIRDAMAQGKFDNLKYAGKPIPGLGEAYDPDWWVKGLIQRENLSGLGPKAILLRTEDAELDGRLDAQFTEKQVRDLLADFNARVIDARRQLQGGPPVITKTRDVDAEVARWHERRAARALAARPEPEPKRSWWQRLWRGTT, encoded by the coding sequence ATGGGCGGGTCAGGCGAACTTCGACGGCGGCTGGAACGTGGGGCGGAGCTGCGCTCCTACCGCGGAGCGGGCATCAGTGCCGATGAGGAAGCCGAACTTGAGGCGGCAGAGGCGAAGGAGCGAGAGAAGCGCAAGAAGGTGGACGATGCCCGGCGGGTGGAATACCTGATCAGGGACGCCATGGCGCAGGGAAAGTTCGACAACCTCAAATACGCGGGCAAACCCATCCCGGGACTGGGTGAGGCTTACGATCCCGACTGGTGGGTCAAAGGCCTGATCCAGCGTGAGAATCTCAGCGGACTGGGTCCCAAAGCCATTCTGCTCCGCACCGAGGACGCCGAACTGGACGGCCGGCTCGATGCCCAGTTCACAGAAAAGCAGGTCCGTGACCTCCTTGCGGACTTCAACGCCCGGGTCATTGACGCCCGGCGCCAGCTCCAGGGCGGCCCGCCCGTCATTACCAAAACGCGGGACGTGGACGCCGAAGTGGCCCGGTGGCACGAGCGGCGCGCGGCCCGCGCCCTGGCCGCCCGGCCGGAGCCGGAGCCGAAGCGCTCCTGGTGGCAGCGGCTCTGGCGCGGAACAACTTAG
- a CDS encoding Lrp/AsnC family transcriptional regulator — MLSEEDLALINVLQVTPRISWSDAAEVLGVHATTLAARWDKLKAAGAAWTTAHLIGDPKQMCLALVDVDCEMRLRAEVTAELAAIPDVVTVEEAASNRDLMLTVISPTLEQFTDHVLPRFKEIPGLLKYRTSLGTRLHSAGHVWRLNALDPAQQNALQALVGQDTAHAGPRSGGPLPPSHMDLIPFLARDGRASAADIARSLGRSPATVQRQLNRVISSGLLTFRCDIAQNLSGYPVSCQWFANVPPGQHEAAAAELRSLRTVRLNASTSGRTNFVILMWLKSLADVMNAELALQQRIPEIELVESAVILSRAKRMGWMLNPDSTASGAVVVADAGVPALGLP; from the coding sequence ATGCTCAGTGAAGAGGACCTGGCCCTCATCAACGTCCTGCAGGTGACGCCCCGCATCAGCTGGTCCGACGCGGCGGAGGTGCTGGGGGTACATGCCACCACGCTGGCCGCGCGCTGGGACAAGTTGAAGGCTGCGGGCGCTGCCTGGACCACCGCACACCTGATTGGCGATCCCAAACAGATGTGCTTGGCGCTGGTGGATGTGGACTGCGAAATGCGGCTGCGCGCCGAAGTCACCGCCGAGCTGGCCGCCATCCCGGACGTGGTCACGGTGGAGGAAGCCGCGAGCAACAGGGACCTCATGCTGACGGTCATTTCGCCCACGTTGGAGCAGTTCACGGACCACGTTCTGCCCCGGTTCAAGGAAATCCCGGGACTGCTGAAATACCGCACCTCGCTGGGCACCCGCCTGCACTCCGCCGGCCATGTGTGGCGGCTGAACGCGCTGGATCCCGCGCAGCAGAATGCCTTGCAGGCACTGGTTGGCCAGGATACGGCCCATGCGGGACCGCGCTCCGGCGGCCCGCTGCCGCCAAGCCACATGGACCTGATTCCGTTCCTGGCGCGTGACGGGAGGGCGAGCGCAGCCGACATTGCCCGGAGCCTGGGCCGAAGCCCGGCGACGGTGCAGCGGCAGCTGAACAGGGTCATATCCAGCGGCCTGCTGACCTTCCGGTGCGACATTGCGCAGAACCTCTCCGGCTACCCGGTGAGCTGCCAGTGGTTCGCCAACGTCCCGCCCGGCCAGCACGAGGCTGCCGCAGCGGAACTTCGCAGCCTCCGGACAGTCCGGCTCAACGCATCCACCAGCGGGAGGACTAACTTCGTCATCCTCATGTGGCTCAAGTCGCTGGCGGATGTCATGAACGCCGAACTGGCCCTCCAGCAACGCATTCCGGAGATTGAGCTCGTGGAAAGCGCCGTAATCCTCAGCAGGGCCAAGCGGATGGGCTGGATGCTGAACCCGGATTCGACGGCGAGCGGCGCGGTGGTTGTAGCCGACGCCGGGGTGCCGGCCCTGGGGCTTCCCTGA
- a CDS encoding M20 family metallopeptidase — protein sequence MSITADAQELQAELVQLRRGLHQEPETGLQLPRTQEKVLKALDGLPFEITLGKTTTSVTAVLRGTAPSALAAKPEAKPAVLLRADMDGLPVQERTGVEFSSKVEGAMHACGHDLHTAMLAGAATLLAERRDQLAGDVVLMFQPGEEGWDGASHMIAEGVLDAAGRRVDAAYGMHVFSALEPHGRFATKSGVMLSASDALTVTVLGAGGHGSAPHIAKDPVTAAAEMVTALQVMITRQFNVFDPVVLTVGVLQAGTKRNIIPESASIEATIRTFSESSRERMMTAVPTLLKGIASAHGLEVDVDYRHEYPATINDVDETHTAEKTIENLFGTSRLSRWATPLGGSEDFSRVLAEVPGTFIGLSAVAPGADHNATAFNHSPYATFDDGVLSDGTALYTELAVSRIAALASAH from the coding sequence ATGTCAATAACCGCCGACGCCCAGGAGCTGCAGGCAGAGCTTGTCCAGCTTCGTCGTGGGCTGCACCAGGAACCCGAGACCGGCCTGCAGCTGCCCCGGACCCAGGAAAAGGTCCTCAAGGCGCTTGACGGCCTGCCGTTCGAAATCACCCTGGGCAAGACCACGACGTCGGTCACGGCGGTCCTGCGGGGCACCGCACCTTCTGCGCTTGCCGCGAAACCTGAGGCGAAGCCGGCGGTCCTCCTCCGCGCCGATATGGACGGCCTTCCCGTGCAGGAACGGACGGGGGTGGAGTTCTCGTCCAAGGTTGAGGGCGCCATGCATGCCTGCGGCCACGACCTCCACACTGCCATGCTCGCGGGGGCGGCCACCCTGCTGGCCGAGCGCCGGGACCAGCTGGCCGGCGACGTTGTCCTGATGTTCCAGCCGGGTGAAGAAGGCTGGGACGGTGCATCCCACATGATTGCCGAGGGTGTGCTGGACGCGGCAGGCCGCCGGGTTGATGCCGCTTACGGGATGCACGTCTTTTCGGCCTTGGAGCCCCACGGCCGGTTTGCCACCAAGTCAGGGGTGATGCTCAGCGCGTCAGACGCGCTCACCGTCACTGTACTGGGCGCAGGCGGCCACGGCTCGGCGCCGCATATTGCCAAGGATCCGGTGACCGCGGCAGCCGAAATGGTGACCGCCCTGCAGGTCATGATCACCCGCCAGTTCAACGTCTTCGATCCGGTTGTCCTGACGGTGGGCGTCCTCCAGGCCGGCACCAAGCGCAACATCATTCCGGAATCAGCCAGCATCGAAGCGACCATCCGCACGTTCTCGGAATCCTCCCGGGAACGAATGATGACCGCCGTCCCCACACTGCTGAAGGGGATCGCCTCTGCCCACGGGCTGGAGGTGGACGTAGACTACCGTCACGAATATCCCGCCACCATCAACGATGTTGACGAGACACATACAGCCGAGAAGACCATTGAGAATCTCTTTGGAACCTCGCGCCTCTCCCGCTGGGCCACTCCGCTCGGCGGCTCCGAGGACTTCTCCAGGGTCCTCGCCGAAGTACCGGGAACGTTCATCGGCCTCAGCGCCGTCGCCCCCGGAGCAGACCATAACGCCACTGCCTTCAACCACTCCCCGTACGCCACTTTTGACGACGGCGTCCTCTCCGACGGAACTGCGCTCTATACAGAGCTGGCCGTCTCCCGCATCGCAGCCCTGGCCTCGGCCCACTAG
- a CDS encoding MFS transporter: MTTTAGVPADVQVHKSHLRTLVGTGIGNAVEWYDWAIYATFSPFIASALFSKADPTSAFLATLAIFAVGFVARPFGGFVFGWIGDRIGRKTSMTFAVGLAALGSLLIGIAPTFEVVGAFASVLLLVARLIQGLAHGGELPSSQTYLSEMAPKEKRGFWATLIYTSGTAGILAGTMLGAILSNVLSTSDMNAWGWRIPFLIGGALGLYALLMRARMKETAAFEAESPKEKHEPMWPQIYKHRKQALQVIGLTVGLTVSYYIWGVVTPSYASSVLKMDRGEALWASVIANVLFIAALPFWGRLSDRIGRKPVMIMSAAGAALLHFPMTWLLKDSPWQLAVTMSVMLFFIAGSAAIVPAVYAELFPTKIRTVGVGVPYSICVALFGGTAPYLQAWLGSIGQPNLFNVYAVILLVISIAFVFTIPETKGKDLTH; this comes from the coding sequence ATGACCACAACTGCAGGCGTCCCAGCTGACGTCCAGGTACACAAGTCCCACCTGCGGACGCTCGTCGGCACCGGCATCGGCAACGCCGTTGAATGGTACGACTGGGCCATCTACGCCACGTTCTCACCCTTCATTGCCAGTGCCCTGTTCAGCAAGGCGGACCCGACGTCGGCCTTCCTGGCCACCTTGGCGATCTTCGCCGTGGGCTTCGTTGCCCGGCCCTTCGGCGGATTTGTGTTCGGCTGGATCGGCGACCGCATCGGCCGCAAGACCTCGATGACCTTTGCAGTGGGCCTCGCCGCCCTCGGCAGCCTGCTGATCGGCATCGCCCCCACCTTTGAAGTGGTGGGAGCTTTCGCCTCCGTCCTGCTGCTGGTGGCCCGGCTCATCCAGGGCCTGGCCCACGGCGGCGAGCTGCCGTCGTCGCAGACCTACCTCTCCGAGATGGCGCCCAAGGAAAAGCGCGGCTTCTGGGCAACCCTGATTTACACCTCGGGCACGGCGGGCATCCTGGCCGGTACCATGCTCGGCGCCATCCTGTCCAACGTCCTGAGCACGTCCGACATGAACGCCTGGGGCTGGCGGATCCCATTCCTGATCGGTGGCGCACTGGGCCTCTACGCGCTGCTGATGCGGGCCCGCATGAAGGAAACGGCGGCCTTCGAAGCAGAATCACCCAAGGAAAAGCACGAGCCCATGTGGCCGCAGATCTACAAGCACCGCAAGCAGGCCCTGCAGGTCATCGGCCTGACCGTCGGCCTGACTGTCTCCTACTACATCTGGGGCGTCGTGACCCCCAGCTATGCGTCCTCGGTCCTGAAGATGGACCGCGGCGAAGCCCTCTGGGCCAGCGTGATCGCCAACGTCCTGTTCATCGCCGCCCTGCCGTTCTGGGGCAGGCTGTCGGACCGGATCGGCCGCAAGCCCGTCATGATCATGAGCGCCGCGGGCGCCGCCCTGCTCCATTTCCCCATGACGTGGCTGCTCAAGGACTCCCCCTGGCAACTCGCCGTCACCATGTCCGTGATGCTGTTCTTCATCGCCGGCAGCGCAGCGATCGTCCCGGCCGTTTACGCTGAACTGTTCCCCACCAAGATCCGTACCGTCGGAGTAGGCGTCCCCTACTCCATCTGCGTGGCCCTCTTCGGCGGCACCGCACCGTATCTGCAGGCCTGGCTCGGTTCCATCGGGCAGCCCAACCTGTTCAACGTCTACGCGGTGATCCTGCTCGTCATCAGCATCGCGTTTGTGTTCACCATCCCCGAAACGAAGGGCAAGGACCTGACCCACTGA
- a CDS encoding substrate-binding domain-containing protein, with protein MNAHRASRDARPLTLFCAFALKQAVEGTILRAYLRAGGPPVEAVYEPTFRLLTRIESGARPDVMVGITGSLADLVTAGVVADPKPVARTGVGVAVAPEAAIPDISSVEAFVSAVTSARSVAYSRSGPSGIYFAGLLERLGIAEQVKAKATVVDSGPTALALLDGRADLAIHQLSELILVPEAAIIGPLPEAIQEYTDFSTALGTPASLMADQPAGAAELRDFLHGPEARAAYEANGLETA; from the coding sequence ATGAACGCCCACCGTGCCAGCCGCGACGCCCGGCCCCTCACGCTGTTCTGCGCCTTTGCGCTCAAACAGGCAGTCGAGGGCACCATCCTGCGCGCGTACCTCCGGGCCGGCGGGCCACCGGTCGAGGCCGTCTATGAGCCAACGTTCCGGCTGCTGACGCGGATCGAGTCGGGGGCCCGGCCGGATGTGATGGTTGGGATCACCGGCTCGCTGGCGGACCTCGTGACGGCCGGTGTTGTGGCGGACCCCAAGCCCGTTGCCCGGACCGGCGTCGGCGTTGCCGTTGCGCCGGAGGCAGCGATCCCGGACATCAGCAGCGTGGAAGCGTTCGTAAGCGCGGTGACCAGCGCCCGCTCGGTGGCCTACTCCCGCAGCGGACCCAGCGGTATCTACTTCGCCGGACTGCTGGAACGGCTCGGGATTGCGGAGCAGGTCAAAGCCAAGGCCACCGTGGTCGATTCAGGACCAACGGCATTGGCGCTGCTGGACGGCCGCGCCGACCTCGCCATCCACCAGCTCAGCGAACTTATCCTCGTGCCGGAGGCCGCCATCATCGGCCCGCTTCCGGAGGCCATCCAGGAGTACACGGACTTCTCGACGGCGCTGGGCACCCCTGCGTCCCTGATGGCGGACCAGCCTGCGGGCGCCGCGGAGCTGCGCGACTTCCTGCATGGCCCCGAAGCCAGGGCGGCCTACGAGGCCAACGGACTGGAAACTGCCTAA
- a CDS encoding VOC family protein — protein MELQRLHTSDIGAAMAFYREAFGWEFDDLGFGTMVRRPGYGDHLEATTDPDIRQRQADVNTPPGFEDAVAWFALAAPGEPPHWHVAFAVADRDRTVADAKRLGARILSEDDTEWTRAALIRDPQGAEFTASQFTPPSG, from the coding sequence GTGGAACTTCAGCGACTCCACACGTCCGACATTGGTGCGGCCATGGCGTTCTACCGGGAAGCGTTCGGCTGGGAGTTCGACGACCTGGGCTTCGGGACGATGGTCCGCAGGCCGGGCTATGGCGACCACCTCGAGGCCACAACCGATCCGGACATCAGGCAGCGGCAGGCTGACGTAAACACGCCGCCCGGATTCGAGGACGCGGTCGCCTGGTTCGCACTTGCCGCCCCGGGTGAACCGCCACACTGGCACGTCGCCTTCGCCGTGGCCGACCGGGACCGGACGGTCGCTGACGCAAAGCGGCTCGGTGCCCGGATCCTCAGCGAGGACGACACCGAGTGGACACGCGCCGCGTTGATCCGCGACCCGCAGGGAGCGGAATTCACCGCCAGCCAGTTCACGCCGCCGTCGGGCTGA